Proteins from one Chitinophaga oryzae genomic window:
- a CDS encoding DUF58 domain-containing protein, with translation MSSTVKNNLYQQLFFSNRLYLGLGANILLFIISFFVPGLFNVAIVIFAVLLALLLLDIILLVLRPANILEAARTASARFSNGDENEVTVTCTSRYPFPVFVTLLEELPFQFQDRNFSMKAKLNAGEQYVFKYQLRPVERGVYQFGYTYIFVQSALGIVNRRFVFNTEQDIQVYPSFQQLRHFSLYSYMNRLNEIGVHKRRVIGHSMEFDHIKPYTKGDDVRMLNWKATARSGNLMVNNYVEEKSQQVYCVIDKGRSMKMPFDGLTLLDYAINASLVFSNVALGKGDKAGLAAFNENTVEVLPASNKKVQLNKILEQLYAQETQWKESDFEALSVQLRSHLSHRSLLMLFTNFESMSSLQRQLPFLRRLAKYHLVLVIFFENTELKRITEQPAADVEAIYKQTIAQKFAYDKKLIVKELAKYGIMSLLSTPEHLTLNVVNKYLELKARTLI, from the coding sequence ATGTCTTCAACTGTAAAAAACAACTTGTATCAGCAGCTGTTTTTCAGCAATCGCCTGTACCTGGGGCTGGGGGCCAACATCCTGTTGTTCATCATCTCCTTTTTTGTACCGGGGCTGTTCAATGTTGCCATAGTAATTTTTGCGGTACTGCTGGCATTGTTGCTGCTCGATATCATATTGCTGGTGTTAAGGCCGGCCAATATCCTCGAAGCGGCACGTACAGCCAGCGCGCGTTTCAGCAACGGCGATGAAAACGAGGTAACCGTTACCTGTACCAGCCGTTATCCTTTTCCCGTGTTTGTTACACTGCTGGAAGAGCTGCCGTTTCAGTTCCAGGACCGTAATTTCTCTATGAAGGCAAAGCTCAATGCCGGAGAGCAATACGTGTTTAAGTATCAGCTGCGCCCGGTGGAGAGAGGAGTGTACCAGTTTGGTTATACGTACATTTTTGTACAGAGTGCGCTGGGTATCGTCAACCGCCGTTTTGTTTTTAATACCGAACAGGACATACAGGTATACCCCAGCTTTCAGCAGCTGCGGCATTTCTCGCTGTATTCGTATATGAACCGGCTCAATGAAATAGGCGTGCATAAACGCCGGGTCATCGGGCACAGTATGGAGTTTGATCACATCAAACCTTACACGAAGGGAGATGATGTGCGGATGCTCAACTGGAAAGCGACAGCCCGTTCCGGTAACCTGATGGTGAATAATTATGTGGAAGAAAAATCGCAGCAGGTGTATTGTGTGATTGACAAGGGGCGTAGCATGAAGATGCCTTTTGACGGGCTTACTTTGCTGGATTATGCAATCAACGCATCATTGGTGTTTAGTAATGTGGCGTTGGGCAAAGGCGATAAAGCGGGCCTGGCGGCTTTTAATGAAAATACCGTAGAGGTATTGCCGGCGAGCAACAAGAAAGTGCAGCTCAACAAGATACTGGAGCAGCTGTATGCGCAGGAAACGCAGTGGAAAGAGAGCGATTTTGAAGCGCTGAGCGTGCAGTTGCGCAGTCATTTGTCCCATCGTTCCCTGTTGATGTTGTTCACGAATTTTGAATCGATGTCCAGCCTGCAGCGGCAGTTGCCTTTTCTGCGGCGGCTGGCGAAATATCACCTGGTGCTGGTTATTTTCTTTGAGAATACAGAGCTGAAGCGGATAACGGAGCAGCCGGCGGCAGATGTGGAGGCTATTTACAAGCAGACTATCGCGCAGAAGTTTGCCTACGATAAAAAACTGATCGTGAAGGAGCTGGCCAAATACGGTATCATGTCTTTACTGAGTACGCCGGAGCACCTTACGCTGAATGTGGTGAATAAATACCTTGAGTTGAAGGCGCGTACGCTGATTTAA
- a CDS encoding AAA family ATPase produces the protein MDINTFQPRTDFTTLHEGVEAIRAQIGQVIVGQHQMVDLLIAGLLTQGHVLIEGVPGVAKTLTAKLLAQCIDADFSRIQFTPDLMPADVLGTSVFNPQTREFEYKKGPVFSNLVLIDEINRAPAKTQSALFEVMEERQITNDGTTYQLDRPFMVIATQNPIEQEGTYRLPEAQLDRFLFKVEVKYPDLKEEVAVLQSVQRLNGATDLSAVVAKVVTATQVIGFQNLVRQVRIEEKLLHYIASIIQETRMNASLYLGASPRASIAVMNCAKAMAAMRNRDFVVPDDIVEMIPHVLRHRIMLTPEKEMEGIRTDDVIAQIIKMVEVPR, from the coding sequence ATGGACATCAATACCTTTCAACCCAGGACTGATTTTACCACCCTGCATGAAGGCGTGGAAGCTATCAGAGCACAGATTGGTCAAGTAATTGTGGGACAGCACCAGATGGTGGACCTGCTGATAGCAGGCCTGCTCACGCAAGGGCATGTACTGATTGAAGGGGTGCCGGGCGTGGCCAAAACACTGACCGCCAAATTGCTGGCGCAGTGTATCGACGCTGATTTTTCCAGGATACAGTTTACCCCCGACCTGATGCCGGCGGATGTGCTGGGCACATCTGTATTCAACCCTCAGACACGGGAGTTTGAATACAAAAAAGGACCTGTTTTCAGCAACCTCGTACTGATAGATGAAATTAACCGCGCCCCGGCCAAAACGCAGTCGGCGCTTTTTGAGGTGATGGAAGAAAGACAGATCACCAACGATGGTACGACTTATCAGCTGGACCGTCCGTTTATGGTGATCGCCACCCAGAACCCGATAGAACAGGAAGGTACCTACCGGTTGCCGGAAGCGCAGCTGGACCGCTTTCTTTTCAAAGTGGAAGTGAAGTATCCCGATCTAAAAGAAGAAGTAGCGGTACTGCAAAGTGTACAGCGGCTGAACGGCGCCACCGACCTGTCTGCAGTAGTCGCCAAAGTGGTGACTGCTACGCAGGTGATCGGATTCCAGAACCTGGTGCGCCAGGTGAGAATTGAAGAAAAGCTGTTGCATTATATCGCTTCTATTATCCAGGAAACCCGCATGAATGCATCGCTCTATCTCGGTGCATCACCGCGTGCGTCCATTGCCGTGATGAACTGCGCCAAAGCGATGGCCGCTATGCGCAACCGGGATTTTGTTGTTCCTGACGATATCGTGGAAATGATCCCGCACGTGCTGCGGCACCGTATTATGCTGACACCGGAAAAAGAAATGGAAGGTATCCGTACTGATGATGTGATCGCACAGATTATCAAGATGGTAGAGGTTCCCAGATAA